The following are from one region of the Petrotoga mobilis SJ95 genome:
- a CDS encoding M23 family metallopeptidase, producing MGSLKRAAVFFTFSILAVVAFSSYSIVEHQIKSNETLYSISIEYNLSISTILDWNPNLSPNNLKIGQVISIPQPEGYIYEVKKGDNLTYIAKLFFTSVSDIVKANNLATTTIFVNQKLFIPKSVVGKAFNNERSIIWPVYGTISSLYGYRIHPITKEPSFHEGIDLAAPIDTPVFCVEAGKVKFVGENGGYGLMVEIESSNGSYVYGHLSQINVYEGQYVEKGEMIARVGNTGLSTGPHLHFEVKKSDTNYDPLVFLPSSNRIYVLNNTENEYGLGGN from the coding sequence TTGGGCAGTCTTAAAAGAGCGGCTGTATTTTTTACTTTCTCAATTTTGGCTGTAGTAGCCTTTTCGTCTTATTCTATCGTTGAACATCAAATTAAAAGTAATGAAACATTGTATAGTATATCAATTGAATACAACCTATCCATTTCAACTATTTTAGATTGGAATCCTAATTTATCTCCAAACAATTTAAAAATTGGGCAAGTAATATCGATTCCTCAACCGGAAGGGTATATCTATGAAGTCAAAAAGGGAGATAATCTAACTTATATCGCTAAATTGTTTTTCACAAGCGTTTCTGATATAGTTAAAGCGAACAATCTTGCTACAACAACTATTTTTGTTAATCAAAAACTTTTTATCCCTAAAAGTGTTGTAGGAAAAGCTTTTAATAACGAAAGAAGTATAATATGGCCGGTTTATGGTACGATTTCTTCTCTTTATGGATATAGGATTCACCCTATTACTAAAGAGCCTTCTTTTCATGAAGGGATCGACCTTGCGGCACCCATCGACACACCCGTTTTTTGTGTTGAAGCTGGGAAAGTAAAATTCGTTGGCGAAAATGGCGGATATGGTTTGATGGTTGAAATAGAATCTTCCAATGGTTCTTATGTTTACGGTCATCTTTCTCAAATAAATGTGTATGAGGGTCAATATGTCGAAAAAGGCGAAATGATAGCAAGAGTGGGAAATACAGGTTTAAGTACAGGTCCTCACCTTCACTTCGAAGTTAAAAAGTCCGATACAAATTACGACCCGTTAGTATTTTTGCCTTCCAGTAATAGAATTTATGTGTTGAATAATACAGAAAACGAATATGGCTTAGGTGGAAATTGA
- a CDS encoding respiratory chain complex I subunit 1 family protein codes for MSYLIALMIVFIGFLWQVSLDGIQRKVTAKVHRRVGPPWYQTFMDIFKALTKSSITHGFIYDFGVMMALGGTIATFMFLPFGNIVAFNGLDNFFVVVYLLAIGSLGMAMSASGSGNAWAGIGIMRALTQMLAYEVPFMIVVFGMIHVYGTSSLTELAHVQQMNGIFGWHIFTMPLGAIVAFISLLGMLNKVPFDTPIAPTEIASGPMVEYGGKHFGMLILQHEFATLVEVGLFVSLFLGGGNLIEYLIKYFFVYTLVTLIYAVSARFRIENVVTYFYGVPIVLSLVQTAIVIFTGLGVNV; via the coding sequence ATGAGTTATTTGATAGCCTTGATGATAGTTTTCATTGGATTTTTATGGCAAGTATCTCTTGATGGTATTCAAAGAAAAGTTACGGCTAAGGTTCACAGAAGAGTGGGACCTCCATGGTATCAAACTTTTATGGATATTTTCAAAGCTCTAACAAAATCATCTATAACACATGGTTTTATTTACGATTTTGGTGTGATGATGGCCTTGGGAGGAACGATAGCCACTTTTATGTTCCTACCTTTTGGCAATATTGTTGCTTTCAATGGCCTTGATAATTTCTTTGTTGTTGTCTATTTGTTAGCAATTGGTTCTCTTGGGATGGCCATGAGTGCTTCTGGATCTGGAAACGCTTGGGCAGGAATAGGTATTATGAGGGCATTAACTCAGATGTTAGCTTATGAAGTCCCATTTATGATAGTTGTATTCGGTATGATACACGTATATGGTACTTCTTCACTTACTGAACTAGCTCATGTACAACAAATGAATGGGATTTTCGGATGGCACATTTTTACTATGCCACTAGGAGCTATAGTAGCTTTCATATCCTTACTTGGTATGCTTAACAAAGTTCCATTTGATACCCCCATAGCACCGACAGAAATAGCTTCGGGACCTATGGTTGAGTATGGAGGAAAACATTTCGGTATGTTGATCTTACAACACGAGTTCGCAACTTTAGTGGAAGTTGGTTTGTTCGTGAGCCTATTTTTAGGAGGAGGAAATTTAATTGAATACTTAATAAAATACTTTTTTGTTTATACCTTAGTTACACTGATATATGCCGTTTCGGCTCGTTTTAGAATAGAGAATGTTGTAACATACTTCTATGGAGTTCCAATAGTATTATCACTTGTTCAAACAGCGATAGTAATTTTTACAGGACTGGGGGTGAACGTATGA
- a CDS encoding NADH-quinone oxidoreductase subunit D — protein MKELKLYLGPNHPGMHGNFSVHMYVDGDTIVRARPMPGMLHRGFEKLMERRLWMNNLALIPRICVPEPDINEMVYAMAIEELTGIEVPEKAHWIRMIILELARIANHLMSLGGIGGPVGLYTGPNWGLADRDLILDIFEEITGARIYHMYIVPGGVRKDLREETIEKIKSFLDYLENRLPEYEDLILKNSLFQRRTKDKLLLPAEVVWELGVTGIGMRSAVGEAYDIRKVDPYARYDQVEFYVPTANYSDGYTRVYFKYLETYQSIKIIRQVLEKMPQKGKVWNKISNGSALRWRVPKGQVYTHVECARGEYGYYMVSEGEDKPYRVAVRGASYPQGLLGVEKYLPGTRIEDAALWMDTMGVCPPEIDR, from the coding sequence ATGAAAGAACTTAAATTATACTTGGGGCCAAATCATCCCGGAATGCACGGGAATTTCAGTGTACATATGTACGTTGATGGAGATACCATCGTCAGGGCAAGACCTATGCCTGGCATGTTGCATAGAGGATTTGAAAAACTTATGGAAAGAAGACTTTGGATGAATAACCTCGCCCTTATACCAAGGATTTGCGTTCCAGAACCTGATATCAATGAGATGGTGTACGCCATGGCGATAGAGGAGTTGACAGGAATCGAAGTCCCTGAAAAGGCTCATTGGATAAGGATGATAATCTTAGAGCTAGCAAGAATCGCAAACCATCTAATGTCCCTTGGAGGAATAGGAGGACCAGTTGGACTATACACTGGCCCCAATTGGGGACTCGCAGATAGAGATCTTATACTGGATATCTTTGAAGAGATAACCGGAGCAAGAATCTATCATATGTATATAGTACCAGGTGGCGTAAGAAAGGATTTGAGAGAGGAAACTATTGAAAAGATAAAGAGTTTTCTCGATTACTTAGAAAATAGACTTCCAGAATACGAAGATTTGATTCTCAAGAACTCCCTCTTTCAAAGAAGAACCAAAGATAAGTTGCTGTTACCTGCCGAGGTTGTTTGGGAGTTGGGAGTTACTGGAATAGGTATGAGATCAGCTGTGGGAGAAGCATACGATATTAGAAAAGTAGACCCATACGCAAGGTATGACCAAGTAGAATTTTACGTCCCCACGGCCAATTACTCAGATGGATATACAAGGGTTTATTTCAAATACCTCGAAACCTATCAGAGTATAAAAATAATAAGGCAGGTACTTGAAAAAATGCCCCAAAAAGGGAAGGTATGGAACAAAATATCTAACGGAAGTGCCTTACGATGGCGTGTTCCAAAGGGGCAAGTTTACACACATGTCGAATGCGCAAGGGGAGAGTACGGATATTATATGGTTTCAGAAGGAGAAGATAAACCCTATAGAGTTGCTGTTAGAGGAGCGTCCTATCCACAAGGTTTGTTGGGTGTAGAGAAATATTTGCCCGGTACAAGGATAGAAGATGCAGCGCTTTGGATGGATACAATGGGGGTATGCCCTCCTGAAATAGATAGATAA
- the yqeK gene encoding bis(5'-nucleosyl)-tetraphosphatase (symmetrical) YqeK, producing MDLTRIIEELKMYLKATIKSKKRLEHIYNVVNFSIKLAQIHKLPERKVEVASLGHDLFRDVDPGRLIKLAEFYKIPLDKFDKNRPILLHGKVSAEFLARKFLIDDDIYQAIYYHTSGYEKMGDIGKALFISDSAGDDRNFEGVEELRKVSIISLNEGYKLAIKNKISYALAKERYILEDTYKTWNALCQI from the coding sequence TTGGATTTAACCAGAATTATAGAAGAATTAAAAATGTATTTAAAAGCAACTATTAAATCTAAAAAAAGATTAGAACATATCTACAACGTTGTCAATTTCTCCATAAAATTAGCCCAAATCCACAAACTTCCAGAAAGAAAAGTGGAAGTCGCCTCGTTAGGACACGATTTGTTTCGAGATGTAGATCCAGGCAGGTTAATCAAATTGGCGGAGTTTTATAAAATTCCACTTGATAAATTCGATAAAAATCGCCCCATTCTCTTGCATGGAAAAGTAAGTGCGGAATTTTTGGCAAGGAAATTCCTTATTGACGATGATATATACCAAGCGATATATTATCACACGAGCGGTTATGAAAAAATGGGAGATATAGGAAAAGCGCTTTTTATTTCCGATTCAGCAGGAGATGACAGGAATTTTGAAGGCGTTGAAGAACTAAGAAAGGTATCAATCATATCTTTGAATGAAGGGTACAAATTAGCGATTAAAAACAAAATAAGCTATGCATTAGCTAAAGAGAGATACATATTGGAAGATACATATAAGACATGGAACGCACTGTGTCAAATTTGA
- the fusA gene encoding elongation factor G, giving the protein MSEYNAEKKRIIGFFGHHGCGKTTLMDDVLVNLGLTDRIGQRHLDKDPVEKEKGATFSNHIFSFDLDDSRMYFFDTPGSLDFIGDIQIALNAVDNVVIVINASAGVEVTTERIWNMARELNKPIVFYVNQMDKEEVNFGNLMQELKESFEEEIRIVPFQVPIGEGSDFKGVINLLSNDVFIYEEGTGKSSKQSEIPDNAKDYLERFHSEIIEDIVETNEELMEKYFESGEEGLSQEELISSLHKAYDEDKIIPVFIGSALKNIGFDQLIKALMSFGMTPLERKFHTEEGTEIFSQEDGQFLGIIVKNEVDPFVGKLTYLRVISGSLKAGSSIYIVEESTREKISHINIPRFDKNEEVEVAGVGDILVIPKLKSSKINQTVSSEETSNRLKLPEFPEPMISKSIAPNSKNEIDKITESLAKIAESDPTFKWEFDAETGETVISGMGTIHLEIMIEKLKKNFGIDFEVGKPKIAYKETIRSKTQAEYKHKKQTGGHGQYGHVKIEIEPLERGKGYEFVDKIVGGVIPKNFIPSVDKGIREAIKKGVLAGFPVVDIRVTLFDGSYHEVDSSDISFQIAARHAFKIAMESDTPVILEPIMHVEIFLPTENTGDVIGEVTAKRGRPLGMESAGKGYDKIVAEIPLAEMLDFSPRLSSISSGKGYFTMKFSHYSEVSPDIQNKIIEERRREEELQK; this is encoded by the coding sequence GTGAGTGAATATAACGCTGAAAAAAAGAGGATCATAGGATTCTTTGGACATCATGGATGTGGCAAAACTACCCTTATGGACGATGTCCTTGTAAATCTTGGATTAACTGATAGAATAGGTCAAAGACATTTAGACAAGGATCCTGTTGAAAAAGAAAAAGGAGCAACCTTTTCTAACCACATTTTCTCGTTCGATTTAGATGATTCAAGAATGTACTTTTTTGATACACCGGGATCTTTAGACTTTATAGGAGATATACAAATAGCTTTAAACGCTGTGGACAACGTAGTTATTGTAATAAACGCTTCTGCTGGTGTAGAAGTGACAACAGAAAGAATTTGGAATATGGCGAGAGAATTAAACAAGCCTATCGTATTTTATGTAAACCAAATGGATAAAGAAGAAGTTAACTTCGGAAACTTAATGCAAGAACTCAAAGAAAGTTTTGAGGAAGAAATAAGAATAGTTCCTTTCCAGGTTCCCATAGGTGAAGGCTCAGATTTTAAAGGAGTTATAAATCTTTTATCAAATGACGTATTTATATATGAAGAAGGGACAGGCAAATCCTCCAAACAGAGTGAAATCCCTGATAATGCTAAAGATTATTTGGAAAGATTTCATTCTGAAATAATAGAAGATATTGTTGAAACCAACGAAGAACTAATGGAAAAATATTTTGAATCCGGCGAAGAAGGATTAAGTCAAGAAGAATTGATTTCCTCACTTCATAAAGCGTATGATGAAGATAAAATAATTCCTGTATTCATTGGATCTGCTTTAAAAAACATTGGTTTTGATCAATTGATAAAGGCTTTAATGAGTTTCGGAATGACCCCCCTTGAAAGAAAGTTTCACACTGAAGAAGGCACTGAGATTTTTTCCCAAGAAGATGGTCAGTTTTTAGGTATCATCGTTAAAAATGAAGTAGACCCGTTCGTTGGAAAACTCACCTATCTAAGGGTTATTAGCGGTTCTTTAAAAGCCGGTTCTAGTATCTATATTGTTGAAGAATCCACAAGAGAAAAGATTTCCCATATCAACATACCTAGATTTGATAAGAACGAAGAAGTCGAAGTCGCTGGTGTTGGCGATATCTTAGTTATACCTAAGCTAAAATCGAGTAAAATAAATCAAACCGTATCCAGTGAAGAAACGTCAAATAGGCTGAAATTACCAGAATTTCCAGAACCGATGATATCTAAGTCTATCGCCCCTAATTCTAAAAATGAAATAGACAAAATTACTGAATCGTTGGCAAAAATTGCAGAGTCAGACCCAACATTTAAATGGGAATTCGATGCGGAAACTGGAGAAACGGTCATAAGTGGAATGGGAACCATTCACTTAGAAATAATGATAGAGAAATTGAAGAAGAATTTCGGCATTGATTTTGAGGTAGGAAAACCAAAAATTGCTTACAAAGAAACCATAAGAAGCAAAACACAGGCGGAGTACAAACACAAGAAACAAACTGGAGGTCATGGTCAATACGGTCACGTTAAAATAGAAATTGAACCGCTAGAAAGAGGAAAAGGCTATGAATTTGTTGATAAAATCGTTGGAGGAGTCATCCCAAAAAATTTCATACCATCCGTAGACAAAGGTATCAGAGAAGCTATCAAAAAAGGTGTTTTGGCTGGTTTTCCTGTTGTTGATATTAGGGTCACTCTTTTTGATGGCTCTTACCATGAAGTTGACTCTTCAGATATTTCATTTCAAATAGCTGCAAGGCACGCATTTAAAATAGCTATGGAAAGCGACACCCCGGTTATTTTAGAACCAATTATGCATGTTGAAATATTCTTACCCACTGAAAACACAGGAGATGTTATCGGTGAAGTTACAGCTAAAAGGGGAAGGCCTTTAGGAATGGAATCAGCCGGGAAAGGATACGATAAGATAGTGGCTGAAATTCCATTGGCTGAAATGCTGGATTTTTCACCTCGTCTCAGTTCTATCTCCTCAGGAAAGGGTTATTTTACCATGAAATTTTCCCATTATTCAGAAGTCAGCCCTGATATACAAAACAAAATAATAGAAGAAAGAAGAAGGGAAGAAGAATTACAAAAATAA
- a CDS encoding inorganic phosphate transporter, whose amino-acid sequence MNLFYLIPAILLGWSLGSNNSSNVFGPAVASGLVPYKKAIIVSAFFVFVGSVVGGRNGLNTLGALTNLSVELLSLALFCAFLTMIFMSLIGLPASATQAVVGSLIGLSILKGTFNSAILTRIFISWILTPIGALVFAFILYRLLALIFRKFLGITAQDRFLKVLTWLAICYSAYSLGANNVANVTGVFANVLFTPFLLLIIGGLAIAVGILSTNKKVLYTVGKGIMELDHFSSSVSILGAGVTLWVYSLIGIPVSAAQATIGAIIGVGLATGTRTFDTNTIMKVIFGWIGTPMISGLISLIVLLLIQLLY is encoded by the coding sequence ATGAATCTATTTTATTTAATCCCAGCTATATTGTTAGGATGGTCTTTAGGTTCCAACAATTCTTCCAATGTATTTGGACCAGCTGTGGCTTCTGGATTAGTTCCATACAAAAAAGCTATTATAGTATCTGCATTTTTTGTTTTTGTCGGCTCTGTAGTTGGGGGGAGAAATGGGTTAAACACCTTGGGGGCTTTGACTAATTTAAGTGTTGAACTACTATCATTAGCCTTATTTTGTGCTTTTTTAACGATGATTTTTATGAGTTTGATTGGGCTTCCTGCATCTGCTACCCAGGCTGTTGTGGGCTCCCTGATTGGTTTAAGTATTCTAAAAGGAACGTTCAATTCAGCCATTTTAACAAGAATTTTTATTTCGTGGATACTTACTCCTATTGGTGCCTTGGTTTTCGCTTTTATATTATATAGACTTTTAGCCCTAATATTTAGAAAATTTTTGGGGATCACAGCCCAAGATAGATTCTTAAAAGTACTAACATGGCTCGCTATTTGTTATAGTGCCTACTCATTAGGGGCTAACAACGTTGCAAACGTTACTGGAGTATTTGCAAACGTTTTATTTACCCCTTTCCTTTTACTCATTATAGGTGGTTTAGCAATAGCGGTTGGAATTTTATCCACAAACAAAAAGGTTTTGTATACGGTAGGGAAAGGAATTATGGAATTGGATCATTTTTCCTCATCCGTATCAATTTTGGGGGCAGGGGTTACCTTGTGGGTCTACTCTTTAATTGGTATCCCTGTCAGTGCCGCACAGGCTACAATAGGTGCCATTATAGGTGTTGGATTAGCAACAGGTACTAGAACTTTTGATACTAATACGATAATGAAAGTAATATTTGGTTGGATAGGAACACCTATGATTTCTGGACTTATTTCTCTTATAGTATTATTACTAATTCAATTATTATATTAA
- a CDS encoding cob(I)yrinic acid a,c-diamide adenosyltransferase: protein MSITTKTGDKGETSLWSGERVSKDDLRVEAYGTVDELNSFLSEASHYLKSHEVKKIINEVQNNLFKVAGELASKSQTYKYPIQEEDALKITNYVYEFENRLDLKGFVIPGRTLQSAKLDICRTIARRAERRIIALDKKEPVSEPLKKYANRLSDLLFVLARFEEYIEDKIEFKKW, encoded by the coding sequence GTGTCTATTACAACAAAAACAGGTGATAAGGGTGAAACTTCTCTTTGGAGTGGAGAAAGAGTATCAAAAGACGACCTAAGGGTTGAAGCCTACGGTACCGTAGATGAATTAAACTCATTCCTTTCCGAAGCAAGCCACTATTTAAAATCTCATGAAGTAAAAAAAATAATTAACGAAGTACAGAATAATTTATTTAAAGTAGCAGGAGAATTAGCTTCCAAAAGTCAAACATATAAATATCCCATTCAAGAAGAAGATGCCCTTAAAATTACGAATTATGTTTATGAATTTGAAAACAGGTTAGATTTAAAGGGATTTGTAATACCCGGAAGAACTTTGCAATCTGCAAAGTTAGATATTTGTAGAACTATAGCTCGAAGAGCAGAAAGACGAATTATCGCTTTAGACAAAAAAGAACCTGTATCAGAGCCATTAAAAAAATATGCAAATAGATTATCTGATCTGTTATTTGTATTAGCTCGTTTTGAAGAGTACATAGAAGATAAAATTGAATTCAAAAAATGGTGA
- a CDS encoding NADH-quinone oxidoreductase subunit C: MNSTNDAKELINILEKSFDIKDFTTPKKNEISIVVEQNNLPTILTYLKDKGWKQLSLITCVDWIKENKFELVYVLFNWANGITFVVKTKIERENPEYISIIDIFPGARYYERDIHEFFGVKFEGNSDSEKPLFLELWDDKPPMRKDFDPLEYSKRKFPDRKYDVEFSKNAVKEAIKEGGINERT; this comes from the coding sequence ATGAATTCCACGAATGATGCCAAAGAATTGATAAACATTCTTGAAAAAAGTTTCGATATAAAAGATTTCACCACACCAAAGAAAAATGAAATAAGTATAGTTGTTGAACAAAACAATTTGCCAACAATATTAACTTATTTAAAGGACAAAGGTTGGAAACAGTTAAGCTTGATAACCTGCGTCGATTGGATTAAAGAAAACAAATTTGAATTAGTTTATGTTCTGTTCAATTGGGCAAATGGAATTACTTTTGTAGTAAAAACAAAAATAGAGAGAGAAAACCCGGAATATATCAGCATCATAGATATTTTCCCTGGAGCCAGATACTACGAAAGGGATATCCATGAGTTCTTCGGAGTAAAATTTGAAGGTAATTCGGATTCTGAAAAACCGCTTTTCTTAGAATTATGGGATGATAAACCTCCTATGAGAAAAGATTTTGATCCGTTAGAGTATTCTAAACGTAAATTTCCTGATAGAAAGTATGATGTGGAATTTTCCAAAAACGCAGTAAAAGAAGCCATAAAAGAAGGTGGAATAAATGAAAGAACTTAA
- a CDS encoding NADH-quinone oxidoreductase subunit NuoB, which translates to MNIFEEDLNDTITFWEKIKNIFRGKSLWMLHYCTGCGAVELPPTMTARFDMERLGMGPMATPRQADVLLITGYLSVKTLRRVIYTYEQMMTPKYLVGFGSCTINGGIYYDSYAVINRLDYYLPVDLYVAGCMPRPEAIMNTFKTLENMITKGEANGWKKYVENYDWYRNNQIRSLGEVYVKDEFHE; encoded by the coding sequence ATGAATATCTTTGAAGAAGATCTAAACGATACGATAACTTTTTGGGAAAAGATAAAGAATATCTTCAGAGGAAAATCTTTATGGATGCTTCATTATTGCACAGGCTGTGGTGCCGTAGAACTTCCGCCAACAATGACAGCAAGATTCGACATGGAAAGATTGGGTATGGGACCAATGGCTACACCTCGTCAAGCGGATGTTCTGCTGATAACAGGTTATCTGAGCGTTAAAACTTTAAGGAGAGTTATATACACTTATGAACAAATGATGACTCCAAAATATCTTGTAGGTTTTGGATCTTGTACTATAAACGGTGGAATATACTATGATTCTTATGCGGTGATCAACCGATTGGATTATTATCTTCCTGTTGATCTATACGTTGCCGGATGTATGCCAAGACCTGAAGCTATAATGAATACTTTTAAAACGCTTGAAAACATGATTACAAAAGGGGAAGCCAATGGATGGAAGAAATATGTAGAGAATTACGATTGGTATCGAAATAATCAAATTCGTTCCTTAGGGGAGGTGTATGTAAAGGATGAATTCCACGAATGA
- a CDS encoding FAD-dependent oxidoreductase yields MNTPEKSFFAPARAWKYLTKKPVTVPMENILITPREASDRYRGFHINDWEKCIGCGTCSKICPTDAITMIEIEELSDVEGSKPQRPSIDYGRCSFCGLCVDICTTGSLQMTKEYLHISKDPNTFFFIPTEEGIHGIRKPLGYVRDENSDLLDLEREEMEIDPPEIRKTSFIEMVKGFSKEQAVKEASRCVGCSICEKTCPAHMNIADYITDIYTDDLQTGLKDLYKTNPLPAVCGRMCTHKCETVCTIGHRGEPIAIRWLKRYIVDNVPQDKYPEILDQEVIKKANAKVAIVGAGPAGLSAAYFLSLMGYEITVYEEKNRPGGVLNYGGPSYRLPDTAFEQDVNYIKSLGVKIITNTKVGKDITLEELKAKNDVIFVSTGFNKGRKLPIEGSDHENVFDSLTILEEMKNYVRGEGPKPYIPKSLVVIGGGNVAMDVARSMLRLQNLEYKKSEVHVLSLERSFDEMPADEDEIVEGKEEGVNFHPGWGPVKVIVENGEVKGVLFRKCVEVFDEDGRFNPKYDESNTITVNADMVVMTVGQAPDYSYLPEEIQKNMKIERGKIKTNEYGQVEGVPWLFAGGDIVHGPDVIHGVADGHKAAQGIDQYIMEKKFSK; encoded by the coding sequence GTGAATACTCCTGAAAAAAGTTTTTTTGCTCCAGCAAGAGCTTGGAAATACCTTACTAAAAAGCCTGTTACCGTTCCTATGGAAAATATTCTAATAACACCTCGAGAGGCTTCAGATAGATATAGAGGTTTTCATATAAACGACTGGGAAAAATGTATCGGTTGCGGTACTTGTTCAAAAATATGCCCAACAGATGCTATAACTATGATAGAGATCGAAGAACTTTCGGATGTGGAAGGCTCTAAACCCCAAAGGCCTTCTATAGATTATGGAAGATGCAGCTTTTGTGGTTTGTGTGTGGATATATGTACCACTGGTTCATTGCAGATGACCAAAGAATATTTACATATATCTAAAGATCCGAACACCTTCTTTTTTATACCCACAGAGGAAGGAATCCATGGAATTAGAAAACCATTAGGTTATGTTAGAGATGAAAATTCAGACCTACTTGACTTAGAAAGAGAAGAGATGGAAATTGATCCACCAGAAATCAGAAAAACATCATTCATAGAGATGGTTAAAGGATTTTCAAAAGAACAGGCTGTTAAAGAGGCTTCAAGATGTGTAGGGTGTAGTATTTGTGAAAAGACATGTCCAGCCCATATGAACATTGCAGACTACATAACGGATATATACACGGATGATCTTCAAACAGGATTGAAAGATCTTTATAAAACGAATCCTTTGCCTGCTGTATGTGGGAGAATGTGTACTCACAAATGTGAGACAGTTTGTACCATAGGTCACAGAGGAGAACCTATAGCCATAAGATGGTTGAAAAGATATATAGTGGATAACGTCCCACAGGATAAATACCCAGAAATTTTAGATCAGGAAGTTATAAAAAAGGCTAACGCTAAGGTTGCCATCGTTGGAGCCGGACCTGCCGGACTTTCTGCAGCTTATTTCTTATCTTTAATGGGATATGAAATCACTGTTTATGAAGAAAAGAATAGGCCTGGTGGTGTTCTTAATTACGGAGGCCCTTCTTATAGGCTTCCAGACACAGCTTTTGAGCAAGATGTAAATTACATAAAGTCACTGGGAGTAAAGATAATAACGAATACAAAAGTTGGAAAGGATATCACTTTAGAAGAATTAAAAGCAAAAAACGATGTAATATTTGTTTCAACTGGATTCAACAAGGGTAGAAAGCTTCCCATTGAAGGATCTGACCATGAAAATGTCTTTGACTCTTTAACAATTTTAGAAGAAATGAAAAATTATGTCAGAGGAGAAGGCCCAAAACCATATATACCTAAATCCCTTGTGGTAATAGGAGGAGGAAATGTTGCCATGGACGTTGCAAGGTCCATGCTTAGACTCCAAAACCTAGAATATAAAAAATCCGAAGTGCATGTTCTGAGTTTAGAGAGAAGCTTTGATGAAATGCCTGCTGATGAAGACGAGATAGTTGAAGGTAAAGAAGAAGGGGTAAATTTCCATCCAGGATGGGGTCCCGTGAAGGTGATAGTTGAAAATGGAGAAGTGAAAGGTGTGTTATTTAGGAAATGTGTGGAAGTATTCGATGAGGACGGAAGATTCAATCCAAAATACGATGAAAGTAACACTATTACGGTAAATGCAGATATGGTCGTAATGACTGTTGGGCAGGCTCCAGATTACAGCTATCTGCCGGAAGAGATCCAAAAGAACATGAAGATAGAAAGAGGAAAGATAAAAACAAACGAGTACGGTCAAGTGGAAGGTGTACCATGGCTATTTGCAGGTGGAGATATAGTACATGGACCAGATGTAATTCACGGAGTTGCAGACGGACACAAAGCTGCTCAAGGAATAGACCAATACATTATGGAGAAAAAATTTTCAAAATAA
- a CDS encoding DUF503 domain-containing protein codes for MFCIKLELKIRLFGIGSLKDKRSVVKTLINSLRKKYNVCALEGNYNDSKNYLGIFVSSLSQSRDYLLNLIEQIEDDIELNYGLEVEREDYTIF; via the coding sequence ATGTTCTGCATCAAATTAGAATTGAAAATTAGGTTGTTTGGAATTGGTTCTTTGAAAGACAAAAGATCGGTAGTGAAAACACTTATAAACTCACTTAGAAAAAAGTACAATGTGTGTGCTCTAGAAGGGAATTATAACGACTCGAAAAATTACTTGGGAATATTCGTATCGTCGTTAAGTCAAAGCAGAGATTATTTACTAAACCTTATTGAACAGATTGAGGATGACATCGAACTTAATTATGGTTTAGAAGTTGAAAGGGAAGATTACACAATTTTTTAA